A section of the Gloeobacter violaceus PCC 7421 genome encodes:
- a CDS encoding Hfq-related RNA-binding protein: protein MSTLDLAVPSTRYLQKLIRDQSPVSIATRAGDAFNGVLRWQDGECLCLKTAEGEILLWRSGLTFIRPLPPGPNR from the coding sequence ATGAGCACTCTCGATCTCGCCGTTCCGAGTACCCGTTACTTACAAAAGCTCATCCGCGACCAGTCGCCCGTCTCGATCGCCACTCGGGCCGGAGACGCCTTCAATGGCGTCCTGCGCTGGCAGGACGGCGAGTGTCTGTGCCTGAAGACCGCCGAAGGCGAGATCCTCCTCTGGCGTTCTGGACTGACTTTTATCCGCCCGCTGCCGCCTGGGCCCAATCGATAA
- a CDS encoding DUF362 domain-containing protein, whose product MRVHLVDAEKFVYVPPAAAHNARQVLIKPNLGYPAGPPVTVGMSVLGEVIAGIRRVNGSTEIWIVEGVCHRLEAAVIARKLGLDALLTEGVHFLDADNLPCKPYPNRAKVPQRFAELWAPQLLEEVDCRISVGALKRTVLKDAVLMSCALKNLYGLFPRERYRARSPHARGQLHRPDVHRVICDVYTTIGILFDGAVVDGTQKFISKDWQPDIGTPAPCGKVIWGDDLLAVDREACRLAGEGMPAYLELIDWAQAAAGG is encoded by the coding sequence ATGCGTGTTCACCTCGTCGACGCCGAAAAGTTTGTCTATGTGCCCCCGGCTGCCGCCCATAACGCCCGGCAAGTCCTGATCAAACCCAACCTGGGCTACCCGGCAGGGCCGCCGGTGACGGTGGGTATGTCTGTACTGGGTGAGGTAATTGCCGGGATTCGCCGGGTCAACGGCTCTACGGAGATCTGGATTGTCGAAGGCGTTTGCCACCGGTTGGAGGCCGCGGTGATCGCCCGCAAATTGGGTCTGGACGCTTTGCTTACCGAAGGTGTGCACTTCCTGGACGCCGACAATCTGCCCTGCAAGCCCTATCCCAACCGGGCAAAAGTTCCCCAGCGCTTCGCCGAGCTGTGGGCGCCGCAACTGTTGGAAGAAGTCGATTGCCGCATCAGCGTCGGCGCCCTGAAGCGCACCGTCCTCAAGGACGCCGTGCTGATGAGTTGTGCCCTTAAAAATCTCTATGGCCTGTTTCCGCGCGAGCGCTACCGGGCGCGCAGTCCCCATGCGCGCGGCCAACTGCACCGCCCCGATGTGCACCGGGTTATTTGCGACGTGTACACAACCATCGGCATTCTCTTCGACGGCGCGGTCGTGGACGGGACGCAAAAATTTATCAGCAAAGACTGGCAACCCGATATCGGCACCCCCGCCCCCTGCGGCAAGGTGATCTGGGGAGATGACTTGCTCGCTGTGGATCGCGAAGCCTGCCGGTTGGCAGGCGAAGGGATGCCAGCTTATCTGGAGCTTATCGATTGGGCCCAGGCGGCAGCGGGCGGATAA
- the metG gene encoding methionine--tRNA ligase, with product MTQGFALTTPLFYVNALPHIGSAYPTLAADAVARYHRLRGRSVRFVTGTDEYGLKIERQAAERHLTPREHCNEIAAGFEKLWRALSIDYDRFIRTTDPRHAAIVREFFERCWQAGDIYKGRYTGLYCIDCEEFKKKPDEDYFIENGEPRCKIHLKPLREQDEENYIFALSRYQQKLEQYFDEHPEFVQPDFRAHEVRNFIAGGLEDFSISRANVSWGLPIPVDSSQTIYVWFNALLGYVTALLEPEDEPTLENALARWWPIDLHIVGKDILRFHAVYWPAMLMSAGLPLPGMIFGHGFLTRDGRKMGKALGNVIDPGVLVEQYGSDAVRYYFLKAIEFGRDNDFNETRFREILNADLANDLGNLLNRTGNMVVKYCGGVIPSVAIDPTDALRDKATGLAQVCAEHWEALRFSEASGLALALVRAGNRYLDARAPWSLYKKGEQVQVEQVLYAVLESVRIAAVLLSPLIPGLAAEIYRQLGFSVQAWEDRSWDDALWGGLPGGQPLCLGSPLFPRLE from the coding sequence ATGACGCAGGGTTTTGCACTTACAACCCCACTATTTTACGTCAATGCTTTGCCCCACATCGGCAGTGCCTACCCGACGCTGGCGGCGGACGCGGTGGCGCGCTATCACCGCTTGCGGGGTCGCTCCGTGCGTTTTGTGACCGGCACCGACGAGTACGGGCTCAAAATCGAGCGGCAGGCGGCGGAGCGTCATTTGACTCCCCGTGAGCACTGCAACGAGATTGCCGCCGGGTTCGAGAAGCTGTGGCGGGCGCTGTCGATCGATTACGACCGCTTTATCCGCACCACCGATCCGCGCCACGCTGCGATCGTACGCGAATTTTTTGAGCGCTGCTGGCAGGCGGGCGACATTTACAAAGGCCGCTACACGGGCCTCTACTGCATCGATTGCGAAGAATTCAAAAAAAAGCCCGACGAGGACTACTTTATCGAGAACGGCGAGCCGCGCTGCAAGATTCACCTCAAGCCGCTGCGCGAGCAGGACGAAGAGAACTATATCTTTGCGCTCTCGCGCTACCAGCAAAAACTGGAACAATACTTCGACGAGCATCCCGAGTTTGTGCAGCCCGATTTTCGTGCCCACGAGGTGCGCAATTTCATTGCCGGGGGACTCGAAGATTTTTCGATCTCGCGGGCCAACGTCTCCTGGGGGCTGCCGATTCCCGTCGATTCCAGCCAGACGATTTATGTCTGGTTCAACGCGCTGTTGGGCTATGTGACGGCCCTGCTCGAACCCGAGGACGAACCCACCTTAGAAAATGCCCTCGCGCGCTGGTGGCCCATCGATCTGCACATTGTCGGGAAGGACATTTTGCGCTTTCACGCCGTCTACTGGCCGGCGATGCTGATGTCGGCGGGGTTGCCGCTGCCGGGGATGATCTTCGGCCACGGGTTTTTGACGCGCGACGGCCGCAAGATGGGCAAGGCCCTCGGCAACGTCATCGACCCGGGTGTATTGGTTGAACAGTATGGCTCCGATGCGGTCCGTTACTATTTTCTCAAAGCGATCGAATTCGGACGGGACAACGACTTTAACGAGACCCGTTTTCGCGAGATTCTCAACGCAGATCTGGCCAATGATCTGGGCAATTTGCTGAACCGAACTGGTAATATGGTCGTCAAATATTGCGGTGGTGTTATCCCTTCCGTTGCCATCGATCCCACCGACGCCCTGCGGGACAAGGCCACCGGCCTCGCGCAGGTGTGCGCCGAGCATTGGGAGGCGCTGCGGTTTTCCGAGGCAAGCGGGTTGGCGTTGGCCCTGGTGCGGGCGGGCAACCGCTACCTCGATGCGCGCGCCCCCTGGTCGCTGTACAAAAAGGGCGAGCAGGTGCAGGTTGAACAGGTACTCTACGCGGTTCTCGAATCGGTGCGCATCGCAGCGGTATTGCTGTCGCCGCTGATTCCGGGGTTGGCCGCCGAGATCTACCGGCAACTGGGATTCTCCGTCCAGGCTTGGGAGGATCGCAGTTGGGACGATGCCTTGTGGGGCGGTTTGCCGGGGGGGCAGCCGCTCTGTTTGGGGTCGCCTCTATTTCCCCGCCTGGAATAG
- the rsmI gene encoding 16S rRNA (cytidine(1402)-2'-O)-methyltransferase translates to MPTAPTVTVSSSIPPRTKRDSPLAGTLYLVATPIGNLEDITLRALRVLKACDRIACEDTRHSRKLLAHFEISRPLVSFHAHNAHARTGELVAALQAGRDIALITDAGMPGVSDPGAELVAACRAENLPVSVIPGPSALTAALALAGCTDPRFVFEGFLPTTSRRRERLVALAREERPVVLFEAPHRLLRTLADLSVHLGAERPVAICRELTKIHEQVWRGGLSAAIAYFETTLPRGEFTLVLEGAPPQVPELPTREQLQASLEAMIASGLSRSEASRQLAAQTGLPRKEIYRLSLTLEADGGSK, encoded by the coding sequence GTGCCAACGGCTCCAACGGTCACGGTCTCCTCGTCAATACCGCCGAGGACGAAGCGAGATAGTCCCTTGGCGGGCACGCTCTACCTGGTGGCGACACCGATCGGCAACCTCGAAGACATCACCCTGCGGGCGCTGCGCGTCCTCAAAGCGTGCGACCGGATCGCCTGCGAGGACACGCGCCACTCGCGCAAACTGCTCGCCCACTTCGAGATCTCCAGACCGCTGGTGAGTTTCCACGCCCACAACGCCCACGCACGCACGGGCGAGCTGGTGGCCGCCCTTCAAGCAGGCCGGGACATCGCTTTGATTACCGATGCGGGCATGCCCGGCGTGAGCGATCCCGGCGCCGAACTGGTGGCCGCCTGCCGGGCTGAGAATTTGCCGGTCAGTGTCATTCCTGGCCCGAGCGCCCTGACCGCTGCCCTTGCTCTGGCGGGCTGTACTGATCCTCGCTTCGTTTTTGAAGGCTTTTTGCCTACCACCAGTCGCCGCCGCGAACGCCTGGTGGCCCTGGCGCGCGAGGAGCGGCCGGTGGTGCTGTTCGAGGCCCCCCACCGCCTACTGCGCACCCTGGCAGATCTGAGCGTCCACCTGGGGGCGGAGCGGCCCGTCGCCATCTGCCGCGAACTGACGAAAATTCACGAACAAGTCTGGCGGGGCGGCCTTTCAGCGGCAATAGCTTACTTCGAAACCACCCTGCCCCGCGGCGAATTCACCCTGGTGCTCGAAGGTGCCCCCCCTCAGGTGCCCGAGCTGCCCACCCGGGAGCAGTTGCAGGCGAGCCTGGAGGCGATGATCGCCTCCGGTCTCTCGCGCTCGGAGGCAAGCCGTCAACTGGCGGCCCAGACCGGCCTGCCGCGCAAAGAGATCTACCGGCTGTCGCTCACCCTCGAAGCTGATGGCGGATCCAAATAG
- a CDS encoding NYN domain-containing protein, which translates to MTASSDTEGLLAREQAMMRGRVAIFIDGSNLFYAALQLGIEIDYTKLLNRLTNGSRLLRSFFYTGVDRANEKQQGFLLWMRRNGYRVITKDLVQLPDGSKKANLDVEIAVDMLSLAGSYDTAILVSGDGDLAYAVNAASYKGVRVEVVSLRSMTSDYLINVADRYIDLEQIKEDIQKAPRQNGYAYRPLPTSHPANGANGSNGHGLLVNTAEDEAR; encoded by the coding sequence ATGACCGCTTCTTCAGATACCGAAGGATTACTAGCCCGAGAGCAGGCGATGATGCGCGGGCGGGTGGCCATCTTCATCGACGGCTCGAACCTTTTCTACGCTGCGCTGCAGTTGGGGATCGAGATCGATTACACCAAGCTGCTCAATCGTCTGACCAACGGTTCGCGCCTGTTGCGTTCATTTTTCTACACCGGCGTCGATCGGGCCAACGAGAAGCAGCAGGGCTTTTTGCTGTGGATGCGCCGCAACGGCTACCGGGTGATCACCAAGGACTTGGTGCAGTTGCCCGACGGTTCCAAAAAGGCCAACCTCGACGTCGAAATTGCTGTCGACATGCTCTCGCTGGCAGGTTCCTACGACACGGCAATCCTCGTCTCCGGCGACGGCGACCTGGCCTATGCCGTCAATGCCGCCTCCTACAAGGGAGTGCGCGTCGAGGTGGTGAGCCTGCGCTCGATGACCAGCGACTACCTCATCAACGTCGCCGATCGCTACATCGACCTGGAGCAGATCAAAGAGGACATCCAGAAGGCGCCCCGTCAGAACGGCTATGCCTACCGGCCGCTGCCGACGAGCCACCCCGCCAACGGTGCCAACGGCTCCAACGGTCACGGTCTCCTCGTCAATACCGCCGAGGACGAAGCGAGATAG
- the lpdA gene encoding dihydrolipoyl dehydrogenase yields the protein MAFDYDLLIIGCGVGGHGAALHAVAHKLKVAVVEARDLGGTCINRGCIPSKALLAAAGRLRVLRESEHLGISVGEISFDRAKIAHHAASVVDKIRADLTKSLQKLGVTILHGHARLKGSQTVEIDPGEGGGEVQVLTARDVLIASGSQPFVPPGIVTDGKTVYTSDEGVRLEHLPEHICIIGSGYIGLEFSDVYTALGTKVTMIEALDRLMPGFDPDIARLAARLLVKSRDIDTKVGVFAKKVTPGQPATVELSTGEQLQFDAVLVACGRTPDTKNLGLESVGLETARGFIPVDGRMATSAEHLWAIGDATGKMMLAHAASAQGIVAVDNMLGHERTIDYRSIPAACFTHPEIGFVGLTEPQAKEQGYKVGVVRTYFGGNSKAIAQGDTEGMAKIVYDQTTGELLGCHIIGPEASLLVAEAAQAIAGRDRIERLAHLVHTHPTLSEILDEGYKRAAAVL from the coding sequence GTGGCATTCGACTACGACTTGCTGATCATCGGCTGTGGCGTCGGCGGGCACGGGGCGGCCCTGCACGCGGTGGCCCACAAGCTCAAAGTGGCTGTGGTCGAGGCCCGCGACCTCGGGGGCACCTGCATCAACCGCGGCTGCATCCCTTCAAAAGCGTTGCTCGCCGCCGCCGGCCGGCTCCGGGTGCTGCGCGAGAGCGAACACCTGGGAATCAGCGTCGGCGAAATCAGCTTCGACCGTGCCAAGATTGCCCACCACGCCGCGAGCGTCGTCGATAAAATCCGCGCGGATCTGACCAAGAGCCTTCAGAAACTGGGGGTAACCATCCTGCACGGCCATGCCCGCCTCAAAGGTTCCCAGACGGTCGAAATCGACCCGGGCGAAGGCGGAGGCGAAGTCCAGGTGCTCACCGCCCGCGACGTACTCATCGCGAGCGGCTCACAGCCTTTTGTGCCGCCGGGGATTGTCACCGACGGCAAGACCGTTTACACCAGCGACGAGGGCGTGCGCCTCGAACACCTCCCCGAGCACATCTGCATCATCGGCTCAGGCTACATCGGCCTCGAATTTTCGGACGTCTACACAGCCCTGGGGACCAAAGTGACGATGATCGAAGCGCTCGATCGGCTTATGCCGGGTTTCGATCCGGATATCGCCCGCCTTGCCGCCCGCCTGCTCGTCAAATCCCGCGACATCGACACCAAAGTCGGCGTCTTCGCCAAAAAAGTCACCCCCGGCCAACCGGCGACGGTGGAACTCTCGACCGGCGAGCAACTCCAGTTCGACGCGGTGCTGGTGGCCTGCGGCCGGACTCCCGATACCAAGAACCTGGGTCTGGAGTCCGTGGGTCTCGAGACGGCCAGGGGCTTTATCCCGGTGGACGGACGCATGGCCACCTCCGCCGAGCACCTCTGGGCAATCGGAGACGCAACCGGCAAGATGATGCTCGCCCACGCCGCCTCCGCCCAGGGGATCGTCGCGGTCGACAACATGCTGGGTCACGAGCGCACGATCGACTACCGCTCGATCCCGGCCGCCTGCTTCACCCACCCGGAAATCGGCTTTGTGGGACTCACCGAACCCCAGGCCAAAGAGCAGGGTTATAAAGTTGGGGTGGTACGGACGTACTTTGGCGGGAATTCTAAGGCCATCGCCCAGGGGGACACCGAGGGGATGGCCAAAATCGTCTACGACCAGACCACCGGCGAACTGCTCGGTTGCCACATCATCGGCCCCGAGGCGTCGCTGTTGGTGGCGGAGGCGGCCCAGGCCATCGCCGGTCGCGACCGCATCGAGCGGCTCGCGCACCTGGTGCACACCCACCCCACCCTCAGCGAGATTCTCGACGAAGGGTACAAACGGGCAGCCGCCGTCCTGTAG
- a CDS encoding class I SAM-dependent methyltransferase, with protein sequence MAKQTIERTDYEDDLLARLYDAEYDAFDGDVAYYTERLAPGPVLELACGSGRLAVRLAADGRRVVGIDCSEAMIRRARTRRTHNVRWKVGDMRNFALEETFANIVVAFSGLGFLQSEADRRACLVCCRRHLRAGGLLVLDLINPAAALATGELPGERTVVDPQTGAVFHKSTAVAAEAEQIRIRYTWRSQAVTLVQMLTLQRLGAPRVEAELEGCGFYLLDRHGDYRANPPTDRAPRLILLAAPFA encoded by the coding sequence ATGGCCAAGCAGACCATCGAGCGCACCGACTACGAAGACGATCTGCTTGCCCGCCTCTACGACGCGGAGTACGACGCTTTTGACGGCGATGTGGCCTATTACACCGAGCGCCTGGCCCCCGGTCCGGTGCTGGAACTGGCCTGCGGCAGCGGCAGGCTCGCTGTGCGCTTGGCGGCGGATGGTCGGCGGGTAGTGGGGATCGATTGCTCAGAGGCGATGATCCGCCGCGCCCGCACCCGGCGTACTCACAATGTCCGTTGGAAAGTCGGCGATATGCGCAACTTCGCACTGGAGGAGACGTTCGCCAACATCGTCGTCGCCTTCTCCGGTCTGGGGTTCTTGCAAAGCGAGGCGGATCGCCGCGCCTGTCTGGTCTGCTGCCGCCGCCATCTGCGTGCGGGCGGCCTGCTGGTGCTCGATCTGATCAATCCTGCCGCTGCGCTCGCCACGGGCGAGTTGCCGGGCGAACGGACGGTGGTCGACCCGCAGACCGGAGCGGTATTTCACAAGTCCACGGCGGTTGCCGCCGAGGCCGAGCAGATCCGCATCCGCTATACCTGGCGATCTCAAGCGGTGACGTTGGTCCAGATGCTCACTCTGCAACGGCTTGGGGCTCCCCGGGTCGAAGCGGAATTGGAGGGGTGCGGATTTTATCTGCTGGATCGCCACGGCGACTACCGGGCCAACCCGCCGACCGATCGCGCCCCTCGCCTGATCTTGCTGGCCGCTCCGTTCGCCTGA
- a CDS encoding Uma2 family endonuclease, which translates to MVLETRPAAEQRVLLHNVPWQTFEHLLEVLGDKRAARLAYDQGTLEIMSPLDRHESAKKLIARLIETWSLFQNIDIASRGSLTLRREDLARGVEPDECYYIQNESTIRRVARTDLRRDPPPDLVVEVDITSPSSLRMAIYAALGVPEVWRYNGETLQVFCLEPQGGYLMQSTSRELAGFPVERVALWLEQAKIVGESAVVRQFMAEFDQ; encoded by the coding sequence ATGGTGTTGGAAACACGACCGGCGGCGGAGCAAAGAGTCCTACTGCACAATGTGCCCTGGCAAACCTTCGAGCATCTGCTGGAAGTGCTGGGGGATAAACGGGCGGCCAGGCTTGCCTACGATCAGGGAACCCTGGAGATCATGAGCCCACTCGATCGGCACGAATCGGCGAAAAAGTTGATTGCGAGGCTGATCGAGACCTGGAGTCTCTTTCAGAACATAGATATCGCCAGCCGGGGCTCCCTCACCCTCAGGCGCGAAGACCTGGCCCGCGGTGTCGAGCCGGACGAGTGCTACTACATCCAAAACGAAAGCACTATCCGAAGGGTTGCGCGAACCGATCTTCGCCGCGATCCTCCCCCAGACCTGGTGGTGGAAGTCGACATCACCAGTCCCTCTTCGCTGCGCATGGCCATCTACGCGGCCCTGGGGGTGCCCGAAGTCTGGCGCTACAACGGAGAGACTCTGCAGGTCTTTTGCCTGGAACCGCAGGGTGGCTACCTGATGCAGTCCACCAGTCGGGAGCTGGCTGGATTTCCCGTCGAGCGGGTGGCGCTATGGCTTGAGCAGGCGAAGATTGTCGGCGAGAGTGCCGTTGTCCGACAATTTATGGCTGAGTTTGACCAATAG
- the moaA gene encoding GTP 3',8-cyclase MoaA: MNTVNYLRISLVDRCNFRCSYCMPTGEAIAYLHRSQILSYEELLFLVGEVFLPLGIDRFRLTGGEPLLRRGVVGFVRALVGLPGVADVSLSTNAYLLEELAEDLYAAGLRRVNISLDSLDPGVFARITGRDHWSKVWAGIQAAHRVGFDPLKLNVVVLPGINEQEVPDLAALTIDRQWHVRFIEFMPIGNTGYFEQAGWVNSETLRSRIRERFGLGEGACYGNGPADVFQIPGAKGTVGFISQMSECFCSRCNRVRLAADGFLRPCLLNEADQIDLKTPLRAGAGAAQLRELVSELLLRKPEINFRERDRGTTGSYGRTMSQIGG, from the coding sequence ATGAACACCGTCAACTACCTGCGCATTTCCCTGGTGGATCGCTGCAACTTTCGCTGCAGCTACTGCATGCCCACGGGCGAAGCGATAGCCTACCTGCACCGCTCGCAGATCTTGAGCTACGAGGAGCTGCTGTTTCTGGTGGGCGAAGTCTTTTTGCCCCTGGGGATCGACCGCTTTCGTCTCACCGGCGGCGAGCCGTTGCTCAGGCGCGGGGTAGTGGGCTTTGTGCGCGCCCTGGTGGGATTGCCTGGGGTGGCGGACGTGTCGCTGAGCACCAACGCCTACCTGCTCGAAGAACTGGCGGAGGACCTGTACGCCGCCGGTCTGAGGCGGGTGAATATTTCACTGGATTCCCTCGACCCAGGGGTATTCGCGCGCATCACCGGCCGCGACCACTGGTCCAAAGTCTGGGCGGGCATCCAGGCGGCCCACCGGGTCGGTTTCGACCCCCTCAAGCTCAATGTCGTGGTCCTGCCGGGGATCAACGAACAGGAAGTCCCGGATCTGGCTGCCCTGACCATCGATCGGCAATGGCACGTGCGCTTTATCGAATTTATGCCGATCGGCAACACCGGTTACTTTGAGCAGGCAGGCTGGGTGAATTCCGAGACGCTGCGAAGCCGTATCCGCGAGCGCTTCGGCTTGGGAGAGGGTGCCTGCTACGGCAACGGCCCGGCCGATGTGTTTCAGATTCCAGGTGCCAAAGGCACCGTCGGCTTTATCTCCCAGATGTCCGAATGCTTTTGCAGCCGTTGCAACCGGGTGCGACTGGCGGCCGACGGTTTTTTGCGGCCCTGTCTGCTCAACGAAGCCGATCAAATCGACCTCAAGACGCCCTTGCGCGCCGGGGCGGGCGCGGCCCAGCTGCGCGAACTGGTAAGTGAACTGCTGCTTCGCAAACCCGAAATCAACTTTCGCGAGCGCGACCGGGGGACCACCGGCTCCTATGGCCGCACCATGTCCCAAATTGGTGGTTAA
- a CDS encoding aldo/keto reductase, which produces MAEELNRREFLVAGFAAAAAAGASEPAAAVGTLPARILGRTGERVTLLGLGGASTRTPLSNGRREEAIAIIERAVALGIKYFDTAATYDTSEEYLGEVVARRRKGMFLATKSDERTRDGAWRELERSLKRLRTDYIDLWQMHRASLPERDTAPAFAKDGVIRAIEEAKAQKLIRFAGVTGHHRTDVLADWLERYPFDALLTVVNAVDIHHADSFIRKLLPVARAKNVGVIAMKVPAYGQILSDLDIKAAMHYALSQPGVACCIIACDSVAMLEANVAAARDFAPLTAEQQARITERTAGNWQRASFYRGWT; this is translated from the coding sequence ATGGCCGAAGAACTGAACCGTCGCGAATTTCTCGTCGCAGGGTTTGCGGCGGCTGCCGCGGCCGGGGCCAGTGAGCCCGCCGCCGCCGTGGGCACGCTTCCTGCGCGGATTTTGGGGCGTACGGGGGAGCGGGTAACGCTCTTGGGTCTTGGGGGCGCTTCGACGCGTACGCCGCTCTCCAACGGCCGACGGGAGGAAGCAATAGCAATCATTGAGCGTGCCGTTGCTCTGGGGATCAAATACTTCGACACCGCCGCCACCTACGACACCAGCGAGGAGTACCTGGGCGAGGTAGTGGCTCGCCGCCGCAAAGGCATGTTTCTGGCCACCAAAAGCGACGAGCGCACCCGCGACGGAGCCTGGCGCGAACTGGAGCGCTCGCTGAAGCGCCTGCGCACCGACTACATCGATCTCTGGCAGATGCACCGCGCCTCGCTCCCCGAGCGCGACACCGCCCCAGCCTTCGCCAAAGACGGCGTCATTCGCGCCATCGAAGAAGCCAAAGCCCAAAAACTGATTCGCTTTGCCGGGGTCACCGGCCACCACCGCACCGATGTGCTCGCCGACTGGCTGGAGCGCTACCCCTTCGACGCCCTGCTCACCGTGGTCAACGCCGTCGATATCCACCACGCCGACTCGTTTATTCGCAAACTGCTGCCGGTGGCGCGGGCGAAGAACGTCGGGGTGATCGCCATGAAGGTGCCCGCCTACGGCCAGATCCTCTCGGATCTGGACATCAAAGCAGCCATGCACTACGCACTGTCGCAGCCGGGGGTGGCCTGCTGCATCATCGCCTGCGACAGCGTCGCCATGCTCGAAGCCAACGTCGCCGCCGCCCGCGATTTTGCGCCGCTTACCGCCGAGCAGCAGGCGCGCATCACTGAACGCACAGCGGGCAACTGGCAGCGGGCCAGTTTCTATCGCGGCTGGACATAG
- a CDS encoding YncE family protein, whose translation MKRAAIGTVLLLLAAGSLPARAAEVTVPLGARADKIEVLYTKQGPMALVGLLDEEALAVVDLTSKQIKSRTPLGIRPLVVRRIGATNVAAVGGPASGNLVLVDFEKQEVTRQIDLGSGIFDIAVDAERGRIVVTHPAADRISVVNPSTGQVRIFPMPGPPLAAAIQSANGNLLVTLGGSDPLGLAIVNLANGELLARLRSGATPEDMVLDLVHQQAVVLNSGSNDLTLVPLSATARTVRTVGLDWRPSRLVLSRDGRYAYVTSGESDRLQIVDLEAGQIVKSRPLGRLPTGIVLLEDDSLLVAEAGTQALRRITPESFAVSELPPLQPGSVAGVITDVAGKPITKGVLKVEGRTVPILPDGSFLISKLPAGKYLVDVQVPGFPAFSARLQAREGYVVTDEIRLPPRSQAEKVDGVGFIADVPQYSELLARTLVERLAGKEKTRKVILLNGPLGPHPEFVQLASTVRDLNLLDRDNRYTDDLEKLQTIGRSLGLRYIVVTQVQFTRGYNTQGDPIINTLLRFFVPVSLPNFSPNQLRSQAVAVVVDLQKVRSGDKAMLFKAEDRDDTGGPPLFEEAADGLFRLEVKRMAEQIDNQWKEKSPFIS comes from the coding sequence ATGAAACGAGCGGCAATCGGCACAGTCCTGCTGCTGCTGGCGGCGGGAAGCCTCCCTGCCCGGGCGGCGGAGGTGACGGTGCCCCTGGGGGCGCGGGCCGACAAAATTGAGGTGCTCTACACCAAGCAGGGGCCGATGGCCCTGGTGGGGCTGCTCGACGAAGAAGCCCTGGCGGTTGTGGACCTGACCAGCAAGCAGATCAAAAGCCGCACGCCTCTGGGTATCCGACCGCTGGTGGTGCGCCGTATCGGTGCTACCAACGTGGCGGCGGTGGGCGGTCCGGCCAGCGGCAACCTGGTGCTGGTGGACTTTGAGAAGCAGGAAGTTACCCGCCAGATCGACCTGGGGTCGGGCATTTTTGATATCGCCGTGGACGCGGAGCGGGGTCGCATCGTGGTCACCCACCCGGCGGCGGACCGCATTTCGGTGGTCAACCCCTCCACGGGTCAGGTGCGCATCTTTCCGATGCCGGGGCCGCCCCTGGCCGCCGCCATCCAGTCGGCCAACGGCAATTTGCTGGTCACCCTGGGTGGGAGCGATCCGCTGGGGCTCGCCATCGTCAATCTGGCCAACGGCGAGTTGCTTGCCCGCCTCAGAAGCGGCGCCACCCCCGAGGATATGGTGCTCGACTTGGTCCACCAGCAGGCGGTGGTGCTCAACTCCGGCAGCAACGATCTGACCCTGGTGCCCCTGAGCGCCACGGCCCGCACCGTGCGCACCGTCGGCCTCGACTGGCGGCCGAGCCGGCTGGTGCTCTCCCGAGACGGCCGCTACGCCTATGTGACCAGCGGCGAGAGCGACCGGCTGCAGATTGTCGATCTTGAAGCGGGCCAGATTGTCAAAAGCCGTCCCCTCGGGCGCCTGCCCACCGGCATCGTCCTGTTGGAGGACGACTCGCTATTGGTGGCTGAGGCGGGCACCCAGGCTCTGCGTCGCATCACCCCCGAGTCCTTTGCGGTGAGCGAACTGCCCCCATTGCAGCCGGGCTCGGTAGCCGGGGTGATCACCGACGTAGCCGGTAAGCCGATTACCAAAGGCGTGCTCAAAGTCGAAGGGCGCACGGTGCCGATCTTGCCCGACGGCTCGTTTCTCATCTCGAAGCTGCCCGCTGGTAAGTACCTGGTCGATGTGCAGGTGCCGGGTTTTCCGGCGTTTTCCGCCCGCCTGCAGGCGCGCGAGGGCTACGTGGTCACCGATGAAATTCGCCTGCCGCCGCGCTCGCAGGCCGAAAAAGTGGACGGCGTCGGCTTTATCGCCGATGTGCCCCAGTACTCGGAACTGCTCGCCCGCACCCTGGTGGAGCGGCTGGCGGGCAAAGAAAAGACGCGCAAGGTGATCTTGCTCAACGGGCCGCTCGGTCCGCATCCGGAATTCGTGCAACTGGCTTCGACAGTCCGCGATCTCAACTTGCTCGACCGCGACAACCGCTATACCGACGATCTGGAGAAACTGCAGACGATTGGCCGCAGCCTCGGTCTGCGCTACATCGTCGTCACCCAGGTCCAGTTCACCCGCGGCTACAACACCCAGGGCGATCCGATCATCAATACGCTGCTGCGCTTTTTTGTGCCGGTGTCGCTGCCCAATTTCAGCCCCAACCAGTTGCGCTCCCAGGCGGTGGCTGTCGTTGTCGACCTGCAGAAGGTACGATCAGGAGACAAAGCGATGCTGTTTAAGGCCGAAGATCGCGACGACACGGGCGGCCCGCCCCTGTTCGAAGAAGCGGCCGATGGGCTTTTCCGCCTCGAGGTCAAGCGCATGGCCGAGCAGATCGACAACCAGTGGAAAGAAAAAAGCCCGTTTATCAGCTAG